A region from the Salvia splendens isolate huo1 chromosome 15, SspV2, whole genome shotgun sequence genome encodes:
- the LOC121768830 gene encoding protein-tyrosine-phosphatase MKP1-like: MLREEEKDQGSSVGWKTFSRSVSWTERPPRKSNSNSQWNSKARACLSPLQPLSIARPSIEEWPRAGSDDLGVWPDPPTPGARPGSKTPRGTSSSDLPPREFKCRKDKLAFFDKECSRILDHIYLGSDVIAKNREILRQRGITHVLNCVGFVCPEYFRNELVYKTLWLQDSPSEDITSILYDVFDYFEDNREQGGRVLVHCCHGVSRSTSLVIAYLMWKEGQSFDDAFQHVKTARGVTNPNVGFACQLLQCQKRVHALPASPTSVLRMYRMAPHSPYDPLHLVPKMLCEAEANRLDSRGAFIIHIPSALYIWIGKHCSSVMSDNARAAASQIIRYERVKGPVMFINEGEETVEFWDAFSHRKGLAEGCHVKPVEIKGLSAGVDMSTTVPCLNQRKLDEYDLDFDIFHMALSGGVIPPCPSSETGSETCIPSRENGWNRLRSKFTDGTMKEFATDSVVLQGCDKVEPVDMCSVKDTVSSADISSSSSMKNDSQDSFASCVSSSLGSDTSLVESPPFNLVDSFSSFFVSKPKSNSTSPSISPSTSDYSSSFSFSPSSSNLSDSSFVSAQPSPHTLGSSDSDHSKRGPTEECLRCVAESTCLRDIATSPLSGEATFPCHVSRAAGLCSSSGQSLPSLAERRGSSLPSRMILASIDEESHVSENLPRFLEDDAFKDVDCENSHPGVSLESTKEEPIRDANGHVADVDCPTTSPVEKK; this comes from the exons CAAGAGCTGGGTCAGATGATTTAGGTGTATGGCCTGATCCTCCGACTCCCGGTGCAAGGCCTGGATCAAAAACACCGCGCGGAACCTCGAGTTCTGATCTACCTCCAAGAGAGTTTAAGTGCAGGAAGGACAAGCTTGCGTTTTTTGACAAGGAGTGCTCAAGGATTTTGGATCATATATATTTGGGAAGTGACGTGATTGCCAAGAACCGTGAGATCCTCCGCCAGAGAGGGATTACCCATGTGCTGAACTGTGTGGGGTTTGTTTGCCCGGAATATTTCAGGAATGAGCTcgtttataagaccctttggcTACAGGACAGTCCGTCTGAGGATATCACTAGTATTCTCTATGATGTGTTCGATTACTTCGAAGATAATCGTGAACAAGGTGGGCGTGTCCTTGTACACTGTTGTCATGGGGTATCTCGATCAACCTCATTGGTCATTGCATATCTTATGTGGAAAGAAGGGCAGAGTTTTGATGATGCTTTCCAACATGTCAAAACAGCTAGAGGAGTGACTAATCCGAACGTGGGATTCGCTTGCCAACTTTTACAATGCCAGAAGCGTGTGCATGCTTTGCCTGCCAGCCCAACTTCTGTTCTTAGAATGTATCGTATGGCACCTCACTCACCTTATGACCCCCTTCATCTTGTACCGAAAATGTTATGTGAAGCAGAAGCCAACAGGCTCGATTCCCGTGGAGCATTCATAATTCACATTCCTTCTGCTTTATATATCTGGATAGGGAAGCACTGCTCCTCAGTGATGTCTGACAATGCAAGGGCAGCTGCTTCCCAAATTATTCGTTACGAGAGGGTTAAAGGTCCAGTTATGTTCATCAACGAAGGTGAAGAGACAGTTGAATTTTGGGATGCTTTTAGCCATAGGAAAGGTCTGGCTGAAGGCTGTCATGTGAAACCTGTGGAGATAAAGGGGCTCTCTGCAGGGGTTGACATGTCTACTACTGTTCCATGTCTGAATCAAAGGAAACTTGATGAGTAtgatttggattttgatatCTTCCACATGGCACTTTCTGGTGGGGTCATACCGCCTTGTCCATCATCTGAAACAGGATCCGAGACATGTATTCCTTCCCGAGAGAATGGTTGGAACAGATTAAGAAGTAAGTTTACAGATGGCACTATGAAGGAATTTGCAACAGATTCTGTTGTCTTGCAGGGATGTGATAAAGTTGAACCGGTAGATATGTGTTCAGTGAAAGACACTGTCTCGTCTGCTGATATATCGAGCTCTTCGAGTATGAAGAATGATTCCCAGGATTCATTCGCTTCTTGTGTATCCAGTAGCCTAGGTTCTGATACTTCTCTAGTGGAATCTCCACCGTTCAATCTGGTGGATTCTTTTTCTTCATTCTTTGTTAGTAAACCGAAATCGAACTCAACGTCGCCGTCAATCTCACCTTCAACATCTGATTATTCAAGTTCATTTAGCTTCTCTCCATCGTCCTCTAATTTGTCTGACTCATCATTTGTATCTGCTCAACCATCGCCTCACACACTTGGATCAAGTGATAGTGATCATAGTAAAAGAGGTCCTACAGAGGAATGTCTTCGTTGTGTAGCTGAAAGTACATGTTTACGTGACATCGCAACTTCTCCTCTATCAGGAGAAGCAACCTTCCCTTGTCATGTTTCAAGAGCCGCTGGTTTATGTTCATCCTCTGGACAGAGTTTGCCCTCCCTTGCAGAGCGTAGAGGTAGCAGTCTTCCTTCTCGGATGATCTTGGCCTCCATCGATGAGGAGTCTCATGTTTCAGAAAATTTGCCAAGATTCTTGGAAGATGATGCCTTCAAGGATGTTGACTGCGAAAACTCCCATCCTGGCGTTTCTCTGGAAAGTACAAAGGAAGAACCTATTCGAGATGCAAACGGCCATGTTGCTGATGTTGACTGTCCAACCACATCTCCAGTTGAAAAGAA ATAG
- the LOC121767241 gene encoding sufE-like protein 2, chloroplastic isoform X2 → MGSFTARTHLSTSPPSFFTNPPKINFMDAGPSHIHLNPRTPASKNPPISRFPLNPTSKNPIFPLSCVAIEHYNKVQPSSSVSEKLQRLGFEFRSLPAPIDRVRRLLKYAEILPPFDESWRVQENRVQGCATQVWLEAAMDGNGATRFRIDSDSEITKGFCSCLIWVLDGAAAEEVLSVRADDLVAMNVGLPSKGNSRVNAWNNVLMSMQRRTKVLVEERRTECVPSFICCNQTQGR, encoded by the exons ATGGGATCTTTCACAGCAAGAACACACCTTTCTACATCTCCTCCATCCTTCTTCACAAACCcaccaaaaataaatttcatggACGCAGGCCCCTCACACATCCACCTCAATCCACGAACACCCGCCTCCAAAAATCCCCCAATTTCAAGATTTCCCTTAAACCCCACGTCGAAAAATCCAATCTTTCCGCTCTCCTGCGTCGCAATTGAGCATTACAACAAGGTACAACCCTCCTCAAGCGTGTCGGAAAAACTGCAGAGATTAGGCTTCGAATTCCGATCTCTACCGGCGCCGATTGACAGAGTAAGAAGACTGCTGAAATACGCCGAGATTCTGCCCCCATTCGATGAATCTTGGAGGGTTCAAGAGAATCGGGTGCAGGGCTGCGCGACCCAGGTTTGGCTGGAGGCGGCCATGGACGGGAATGGGGCGACGAGGTTTCGAATCGACAGTGATTCGGAGATTACGAAAGGGTTCTGTTCTTGCCTGATTTGGGTGCTCGACGGCGCTGCGGCGGAGGAGGTGTTGAGCGTGAGGGCGGATGATTTGGTGGCGATGAACGTGGGGCTGCCTAGTAAGGGGAATTCGAGGGTGAATGCGTGGAATAATGTGTTGATGAGTATGCAGAGGAGGACTAAGGTTTTGGTTGAGGAGAGGAGGACAGAATGTGTTCCTTCTTTTATTTGTTGTAATCAAACTCAG GGAAGGTGA
- the LOC121767241 gene encoding sufE-like protein 2, chloroplastic isoform X1, which yields MGSFTARTHLSTSPPSFFTNPPKINFMDAGPSHIHLNPRTPASKNPPISRFPLNPTSKNPIFPLSCVAIEHYNKVQPSSSVSEKLQRLGFEFRSLPAPIDRVRRLLKYAEILPPFDESWRVQENRVQGCATQVWLEAAMDGNGATRFRIDSDSEITKGFCSCLIWVLDGAAAEEVLSVRADDLVAMNVGLPSKGNSRVNAWNNVLMSMQRRTKVLVEERRTECVPSFICCNQTQVMIHERERELLVRRSF from the exons ATGGGATCTTTCACAGCAAGAACACACCTTTCTACATCTCCTCCATCCTTCTTCACAAACCcaccaaaaataaatttcatggACGCAGGCCCCTCACACATCCACCTCAATCCACGAACACCCGCCTCCAAAAATCCCCCAATTTCAAGATTTCCCTTAAACCCCACGTCGAAAAATCCAATCTTTCCGCTCTCCTGCGTCGCAATTGAGCATTACAACAAGGTACAACCCTCCTCAAGCGTGTCGGAAAAACTGCAGAGATTAGGCTTCGAATTCCGATCTCTACCGGCGCCGATTGACAGAGTAAGAAGACTGCTGAAATACGCCGAGATTCTGCCCCCATTCGATGAATCTTGGAGGGTTCAAGAGAATCGGGTGCAGGGCTGCGCGACCCAGGTTTGGCTGGAGGCGGCCATGGACGGGAATGGGGCGACGAGGTTTCGAATCGACAGTGATTCGGAGATTACGAAAGGGTTCTGTTCTTGCCTGATTTGGGTGCTCGACGGCGCTGCGGCGGAGGAGGTGTTGAGCGTGAGGGCGGATGATTTGGTGGCGATGAACGTGGGGCTGCCTAGTAAGGGGAATTCGAGGGTGAATGCGTGGAATAATGTGTTGATGAGTATGCAGAGGAGGACTAAGGTTTTGGTTGAGGAGAGGAGGACAGAATGTGTTCCTTCTTTTATTTGTTGTAATCAAACTCAG GTGATGATTcatgagagggagagagagctGCTTGTGAGAAGATCTTTTTGA
- the LOC121766395 gene encoding eukaryotic translation initiation factor 4B1-like, producing the protein MSKSPWGVGAWAAETEREEAEQREAEENAAAAAAAAPAASFPSLKEGVSTAKQKKKTKMSLQEFRVMPSHGRGLTPEEMLRLPTGPKERSAEEMQYGRLGGGFSNYGSRPGSSGPNSGRREFEGRRSYGFEDDGRRGPPQQSRVSEFDQPSRADEVDNWASMKKQTILPDHDSRESRAGGKYTSLGGSSGGASRADEVDNWASMKKPVSQPQQSRNSSFGSGFSRPETDRWTRNESFGSGVSKPESDRWGGRSEQNPSLSLSSLKIEDGDAVKVNKPREVNKPNPFGAARPREEVLAEKGLDWKKLDLEVAEKKHSVSGGSRPTSSHSTGLESPQVSGSEAPPALGGAGEAIVRQKPKVNPFGDAKPREVLLEQKGLDWKKIDLKLDRRVDRPETEEEKNLKEEIEQLKKELPQKTGEEEAGVQDQIHKKEQELELLVSQLDDKVRYSQRNFERQSPGAVRGAGFNDRPPSRTGFNEGRSGFHDRPPSAPGQYEEPRAGYQERPRSRPGAYENSIAGFAERPPSRPGAHEDPQAGLHERPRSRQGSYQDTRSSYSQRASYADGAYQDPRALDGNERPHSRGSVNPWARPSDDRRYIQGSGGRGFSGGRDVNRSGSRW; encoded by the exons ATGTCGAAATCGCCATGGGGAGTCGGCGCCTGGGCCGCCGAGACCGAGAGGGAGGAGGCCGAGCAGCGCGAGGCTGAGGAGAACGCCGctgctgcggcggcggcggcgcccgCGGCCAGCTTCCCTAGCCTCAAGGAAGGTGTGAGCACCGCcaagcagaagaagaagaccaAAATGTCACTCCAGGAATTTAGGGTTATGCCTTCTCATGGCCGCGGACTGACGCCGGAGGAAATGCTCCGCCTCCCCACGGGGCCCAAGGAGCGCTCGGCCGAGGAAATGCAGTACGGCAGATTGGGCGGCGGCTTTTCCAATTACGGGTCCAGACCCGGCTCCAGCGGCCCTAATTCGGGTCGGAGGGAGTTTGAGGGCCGGAGATCTTACGGATTTGAGGATGATGGGCGGAGGGGGCCTCCGCAGCAATCTAGGGTTTCGGAATTCGATCAGCCTTCGCGAGCTGATGAGGTGGATAATTGGGCGTCGATGAAGAAGCAAACGATCCTACCTGATCACGATTCGCGTGAATCCCGGGCTGGGGGTAAGTACACCTCACTTGGGGGAAGCAGCGGCGGAGCATCGCGCGCCGATGAAGTGGACAATTGGGCGTCTATGAAGAAGCCTGTTTCACAGCCGCAGCAGTCGAGAAATTCGAGCTTTGGCTCGGGCTTTTCGAGGCCTGAGACTGATCGTTGGACCCGTAATGAGAGCTTTGGGTCTGGAGTCTCAAAGCCTGAATCCGACCGGTGGGGGGGTCGGAGTGAGCAAAATCCGAGCTTGAGTTTGAGTTCACTTAAAATTGAGGATGGGGACGCGGTGAAGGTTAACAAGCCGAGGGAGGTTAACAAGCCGAATCCTTTTGGGGCAGCCAGGccgagggaggaagtgctggcTGAGAAAGGTTTGGATTGGAAGAAGCTGGACTTGGAGGTTGCAGAGAAGAAACACTCGGTCAGTGGTGGGAGTAGGCCCACAAGTTCTCACTCGACTGGTCTGGAGTCTCCGCAGGTGAGCGGGTCAGAGGCACCTCCTGCATTGGGTGGAGCTGGTGAAGCTATAGTGAGGCAGAAACCTAAAGTAAATCCGTTTGGGGATGCTAAGCCTAGAGAAGTACTGCTGGAGCAGAAGGGCTTGgattggaagaagattgatctTAAGTTGGACAGACGTGTGGACAG GCCTGAgacagaagaagagaagaatTTGAAGGAAGAAATTGAGCAACTGAAAAAGGAATTGCCGCAAAAAACTGGTGAAGAAGAAGCTGGCGTGCAAGACCAAATACATAAAAAGGAGCAGGAGTTGGAACTTCTGGTCTCTCAGTTGGATGACAAAGTTCGCTATAGTCAGAGAAATTTCGAGCGGCAAAGCCCCGGGGCAGTTCGAGGTGCTGGATTTAATGATAGACCTCCTTCTCGAACCGGATTTAATGAGGGCAGATCCGGCTTTCATGACCGACCTCCTTCTGCGCCTGGGCAATATGAGGAACCTAGAGCAGGCTATCAAGAGAGACCTCGATCTCGTCCAGGTGCATATGAGAATTCAATAGCTGGCTTTGCTGAGAGACCTCCTTCTCGACCAGGGGCACATGAAGATCCCCAAGCTGGGTTACATGAAAGACCCCGTTCGAGGCAGGGATCCTATCAAGATACCAGATCTTCCTATTCTCAGAGAGCTTCTTATGCAGATGGAGCATATCAAGATCCCAGAGCTCTAGATGGCAATGAGAGGCCTCATTCGCGTGGCTCTGTAAATCCATGGGCGAGACCAAGTGACGACAGAAGATATATTCAAGGAAGTGGAGGCAGAGGATTTTCAGGTGGTAGAGATGTCAACAG GTCAGGGTCGAGGTGGTGA